From the Chitinolyticbacter meiyuanensis genome, one window contains:
- a CDS encoding carbohydrate-binding protein has product MNKMGVLGVLTALATGVAGAAALPQWQEGVSYAVGNVVQYQGQRYQTLQAHTAWQGAGWNPVAAVSLWKTLGSCTSSVGDLCNPPQATAVAPTTWAGGAKGAYSLVHDDLCAYITDGQIHHAAPELDKRGLRAAFGIISATCAPYHWQAAKSFVAAGHEIFSHSRNHVNSNTTAWNNEAEIAGSAADIAAHLDGYTPSFFAWPSDITPDAPLAYLKSQPGYLGGRAANRVDENGNIQYGTAAGVNAANFADPYAIKWDLFTQSGIWSLYPQGSEILNLHVDAAIAQGGWALRTAHGVEDGSWETIPLARYTAHLDYVKSKVDAGELWMAPPSDVIRYRFAREACGPSVVNGDTLRFPQNADCQRYATVLTLEFTSDKPVTTAKAVQAGATLPVQTLAPGRYRISADNSKGDVTLQLN; this is encoded by the coding sequence ATGAACAAGATGGGTGTATTGGGCGTGCTGACCGCACTGGCGACCGGTGTCGCCGGCGCGGCAGCCTTGCCGCAGTGGCAGGAAGGCGTGAGCTACGCCGTGGGCAACGTGGTGCAATACCAGGGTCAGCGCTATCAGACACTGCAGGCGCACACTGCCTGGCAAGGTGCAGGCTGGAACCCGGTGGCAGCCGTGTCGCTGTGGAAAACGCTCGGCAGCTGCACCAGCAGCGTCGGCGACCTGTGCAACCCGCCCCAGGCGACAGCGGTCGCTCCCACCACTTGGGCTGGTGGTGCCAAGGGCGCCTACAGCCTGGTGCACGATGACCTGTGCGCCTACATCACGGATGGCCAGATCCACCACGCCGCACCCGAGCTCGACAAGCGCGGGCTGCGCGCGGCCTTCGGCATCATCAGCGCCACCTGCGCGCCCTACCACTGGCAAGCGGCCAAATCCTTCGTCGCCGCCGGCCACGAAATCTTCAGCCACAGCCGCAACCATGTGAACAGCAATACCACTGCCTGGAACAACGAGGCCGAGATCGCCGGCTCCGCCGCCGACATCGCCGCCCACCTCGACGGCTATACGCCGAGCTTCTTCGCCTGGCCGTCCGATATCACGCCCGATGCGCCGCTGGCCTACCTGAAGTCACAGCCCGGCTACCTCGGTGGCCGCGCCGCCAACCGCGTCGACGAGAACGGCAACATCCAGTACGGCACCGCCGCTGGCGTGAACGCGGCCAACTTCGCCGACCCGTACGCGATCAAGTGGGACCTGTTCACCCAATCGGGCATCTGGTCGCTCTATCCGCAGGGCAGCGAAATCCTCAACCTGCACGTCGATGCCGCCATCGCCCAGGGCGGCTGGGCGCTACGCACCGCGCACGGCGTCGAGGACGGCTCCTGGGAGACCATCCCGCTGGCCCGCTACACCGCCCACCTCGACTACGTGAAGTCCAAGGTCGATGCCGGTGAGCTGTGGATGGCACCGCCGTCCGACGTGATCCGCTATCGCTTTGCCCGCGAAGCCTGCGGTCCGTCGGTGGTGAACGGCGATACGCTGCGCTTCCCGCAGAACGCCGATTGCCAGCGCTACGCCACCGTGCTGACGCTGGAATTCACCAGCGACAAGCCGGTGACGACCGCCAAAGCCGTCCAGGCTGGCGCCACGCTGCCGGTGCAGACGCTGGCCCCGGGGCGCTACCGGATCAGTGCCGACAACAGCAAGGGCGACGTGACGCTGCAGCTGAACTGA
- a CDS encoding glycosyl hydrolase family 18 protein, with the protein MVTVYRLLLLVCLLCPAAFAAPQRLIAYFPFWASYSHGAALSDAPVEALTHLVYAFGKLQPDGTLLPGDFFADQVRIRIGADKQLYRGNYGLIPLVKQRNPQLKVLLSIGGWNWSLHFSDVAADAAKRQRFIDSALTLARRHGFDGFELDWRFPVVGGHPDAGKRPDDFVNFQRLLRELRAACQARHQACELALTASPQPEARPPGDWAALSREADFISLIATDFRGSWSGETGHKSPLHAPTGQPSISAGIAGLRKLGVPADKLVLMLPAQASSWQGAPAGNHGLGQLHKGSPWGTWDNEKTGPSGIFTYREVLDMRADPAFVEHWDELAQANTLYRAQDGLLLSYESERSLAGKLAWADEQGLGGIALWEVSSDLPGLDGLTGQVFRHQHPWRSAWFALRGWAGNGLIWLVLAFVGLAALAAGLFWHASRRRRLVLRQEQQTAEVLVGTLITLPDELRMAAHMAQRLRARAVLPPPAQRQLARLADDSMVLCRQLLPLSSSVAGRRTASDDLLQLQKLSTELAGERSLERMLEALLRYLSDDDRVAAAELMEPEETVAIGSDDDVLTLSATRQEALVRHATLADYHVAVQFKAPLTETEEIYFRSLASQVVLIRSQLQTLARQPQLLAELYEVACRKEKLLFIRADRGYSGIHATDLTCPVHITLRLRALRLYFDEGLLLQVHRSYLVRPDAVDGAQRARGGGMELQVGPHRIPIARPYLAGLKQRFPHWFALQPACNS; encoded by the coding sequence ATGGTGACGGTGTACCGGCTGCTGCTCCTCGTTTGCCTGCTTTGCCCTGCCGCCTTCGCCGCGCCGCAGCGGCTGATCGCCTATTTCCCATTCTGGGCCAGCTACAGCCACGGTGCCGCACTCAGCGATGCGCCGGTCGAAGCGCTTACCCACCTGGTCTACGCCTTCGGCAAGCTGCAGCCCGACGGCACGCTGCTGCCCGGCGACTTCTTCGCCGACCAGGTACGCATCCGCATCGGCGCTGACAAGCAGCTCTACCGTGGCAACTACGGCCTGATCCCGCTGGTGAAGCAGCGCAACCCGCAACTGAAGGTGCTGCTGTCGATCGGCGGCTGGAACTGGTCGCTGCATTTCTCGGATGTGGCAGCCGATGCAGCCAAACGCCAGCGCTTCATCGATAGCGCGCTGACGCTGGCGCGCCGCCACGGCTTCGACGGTTTCGAGCTCGACTGGCGCTTTCCCGTGGTCGGCGGCCATCCGGATGCCGGCAAGCGGCCGGACGATTTCGTCAACTTCCAGCGGCTGCTGCGCGAGCTGCGCGCTGCCTGCCAGGCACGGCACCAGGCCTGCGAGCTGGCGCTGACCGCCAGCCCGCAACCGGAGGCCCGCCCCCCCGGCGATTGGGCCGCGCTCAGCCGCGAAGCCGATTTCATCTCGCTGATCGCCACCGATTTCCGCGGCAGCTGGAGCGGCGAGACCGGCCACAAGTCCCCCCTCCATGCCCCCACCGGCCAGCCCTCGATCTCGGCCGGCATTGCCGGCCTGCGCAAGCTCGGGGTGCCTGCCGACAAGCTGGTGCTGATGCTGCCGGCGCAGGCCAGCAGCTGGCAGGGCGCGCCGGCAGGCAACCATGGCCTCGGCCAGCTGCACAAGGGCTCCCCTTGGGGCACCTGGGACAACGAGAAGACGGGTCCCTCGGGTATCTTCACCTATCGCGAAGTGCTCGACATGCGCGCCGACCCCGCCTTCGTCGAGCACTGGGACGAACTGGCACAGGCCAACACGCTGTATCGGGCACAGGATGGATTGCTGCTGTCGTATGAAAGCGAGCGCTCACTCGCCGGGAAACTGGCGTGGGCCGACGAGCAGGGCCTTGGCGGCATCGCGCTATGGGAGGTAAGCAGCGACCTGCCCGGCCTCGACGGGCTGACTGGCCAAGTGTTCCGCCACCAGCATCCCTGGCGCTCGGCCTGGTTCGCGCTACGCGGCTGGGCCGGCAACGGGTTGATCTGGCTGGTGCTTGCCTTCGTTGGCCTCGCCGCGCTGGCAGCCGGCCTGTTCTGGCATGCCAGCCGGCGCCGGCGCCTGGTACTGCGCCAGGAGCAGCAGACTGCGGAGGTGCTGGTCGGCACGTTGATCACCCTGCCCGACGAGCTGCGGATGGCAGCCCATATGGCACAGCGGCTACGCGCACGCGCGGTGTTGCCGCCACCGGCACAGCGCCAGCTTGCCCGGCTGGCCGACGACAGCATGGTGCTGTGCCGCCAGCTGTTGCCACTGTCCAGCAGTGTGGCCGGGCGCCGTACCGCCAGCGACGACCTGCTGCAACTGCAGAAGCTCTCCACCGAGCTCGCTGGCGAGCGCAGCCTGGAGCGCATGCTGGAAGCGCTGCTGCGCTACCTGTCCGACGACGATCGCGTGGCCGCCGCCGAGCTGATGGAGCCCGAAGAGACGGTCGCCATCGGCAGTGACGACGATGTGCTGACGCTGTCGGCCACCCGGCAGGAGGCGCTGGTGCGCCACGCCACGCTGGCCGACTACCACGTCGCGGTGCAATTCAAGGCCCCGCTGACCGAGACCGAGGAAATCTACTTCCGCAGCCTGGCGAGCCAAGTGGTGCTGATCCGCAGCCAGCTGCAGACGCTGGCCCGCCAGCCGCAACTGCTCGCGGAGCTCTACGAGGTGGCCTGCCGCAAGGAGAAGCTGCTGTTCATCCGCGCGGATCGCGGCTACAGCGGCATCCACGCCACCGACCTGACCTGCCCGGTGCATATCACCCTGCGGTTGCGGGCACTGCGGCTCTACTTCGACGAGGGATTGCTGCTGCAGGTGCACCGCTCCTACCTGGTGCGACCCGACGCCGTTGACGGCGCGCAGCGGGCACGCGGTGGTGGTATGGAGTTGCAGGTCGGCCCGCACCGCATTCCGATCGCCCGGCCTTATCTTGCCGGGCTGAAGCAGCGATTTCCGCACTGGTTTGCATTGCAGCCGGCCTGCAATTCGTGA
- a CDS encoding protein-glutamate methylesterase/protein-glutamine glutaminase, whose product MIKVMIVDDSSVVRQVMQDVLAKHRDIEVIATASDPIFAMQKMKANWPDVIVLDIEMPRMDGITFMKQLMTIRPTPVVICSTLTERGADVTMQALAAGALGIITKPTIGLKDFLQDASADLVSAIRAASQAKVSRLRLNPGVTGGSAMPLPAPAAGLGAPRREPPPSHERMGGTKLTADAMLDAPSANQHLPTTDKLVALGTSTGGTQALEVVLTALPATSPGIVVVQHMPEKFTQSFAARLNSLSKVEVREAKHGDRVAAGIALIAPGGKHMMVKRSGAQYYVEVADGPLVSRHRPSVDVLFRSVAKAAGRNAIGIIMTGMGDDGARGLKELHDTGATTYAQDEATCVVFGMPKEAIQLGGVSEVLPLERISSVIERLAR is encoded by the coding sequence ATGATCAAGGTGATGATCGTCGACGACTCGTCGGTCGTGCGGCAGGTGATGCAGGACGTGCTGGCCAAGCATCGGGACATCGAGGTGATCGCCACCGCGTCCGACCCGATCTTCGCTATGCAGAAGATGAAGGCCAACTGGCCCGACGTGATCGTGCTCGACATCGAGATGCCGCGTATGGATGGCATCACCTTCATGAAGCAGCTGATGACCATCCGCCCGACGCCGGTGGTGATCTGTTCCACGCTGACCGAGCGCGGTGCCGACGTGACCATGCAGGCGCTGGCTGCTGGCGCGCTCGGCATCATCACCAAGCCCACCATCGGGCTGAAGGATTTCCTGCAGGATGCCTCGGCGGATCTGGTCTCGGCGATCCGTGCGGCATCGCAGGCCAAGGTATCGCGGCTGCGGCTCAATCCCGGCGTGACTGGCGGCAGCGCCATGCCGCTGCCTGCGCCAGCGGCTGGCCTCGGCGCGCCGCGACGCGAACCTCCGCCCTCGCACGAACGCATGGGTGGCACCAAGCTCACCGCGGATGCCATGCTGGATGCGCCTTCAGCCAACCAGCACCTGCCCACCACTGACAAGCTGGTGGCGCTGGGCACCTCCACTGGCGGCACGCAGGCGCTGGAAGTGGTGCTGACCGCGCTACCCGCCACCAGCCCCGGCATCGTGGTGGTGCAGCACATGCCGGAGAAGTTCACCCAGAGCTTTGCCGCGCGGCTCAACAGCCTGTCCAAGGTCGAGGTACGCGAGGCCAAGCACGGTGACCGCGTTGCCGCCGGCATTGCGCTGATCGCACCAGGCGGCAAGCACATGATGGTGAAACGCAGCGGGGCGCAATATTACGTGGAGGTGGCGGATGGTCCGCTGGTGAGCCGTCATCGCCCATCGGTGGACGTGCTGTTCCGCTCGGTGGCCAAGGCCGCTGGCCGCAACGCCATCGGCATCATCATGACCGGCATGGGTGACGACGGCGCACGCGGGCTGAAAGAGCTGCACGACACCGGTGCCACCACCTACGCGCAGGACGAGGCGACCTGCGTGGTATTCGGCATGCCCAAGGAAGCCATCCAGTTGGGCGGCGTCAGCGAGGTGCTGCCGCTGGAACGCATTTCATCCGTTATCGAGCGCCTCGCGCGCTGA
- a CDS encoding EAL domain-containing response regulator, with amino-acid sequence MQLENQPLSLQLDAILVVDDSTVQRAHTVGLCRELGVGVIYEAGNGVEALEMLVQLPIPPNVLVIDLEMPGMDGVELIQQLAQRSVHVPLIVASSRESALISSVETMVQALGMQVLAALQKPLNLPQLAAALQRYGRSQAARPSRKEATFGVEELRTALEANGIVPYYQPKVDVRTGVIKGVEALARWPQADGSMIPPDRFIPMAEQHGLIHALTMQIAEQACGQIARWNKHGLRLSVAINLSPILLDSTNFVGEAAELLEHHALGADQVVWEITESSVVANLGAALGILARLRLKGFGLSIDDYGTGFSSMQQLARIPFTELKIDRSFVNGAAERHHLRVILQSALDMANRLSLITVAEGVETVEDWKLLQDFGCTLGQGYLIAKPMPGDELPIWLRKHTQHLRALREGRLHDKSDGLS; translated from the coding sequence ATGCAACTGGAAAACCAGCCCCTGTCCCTGCAGCTCGACGCCATTCTGGTGGTCGACGACAGCACCGTGCAGCGGGCGCATACGGTGGGGCTATGCCGCGAGCTGGGTGTTGGCGTCATCTACGAGGCCGGCAACGGCGTCGAGGCGCTGGAAATGCTGGTGCAGCTGCCGATCCCGCCCAACGTGCTGGTGATTGATCTGGAGATGCCGGGCATGGACGGCGTCGAGCTGATCCAGCAGCTGGCGCAGCGCAGCGTGCATGTGCCGCTGATCGTGGCCTCCAGTCGCGAAAGCGCGCTGATCAGCTCGGTGGAGACCATGGTGCAGGCGCTTGGCATGCAAGTGCTGGCCGCGCTGCAAAAGCCGCTGAACCTGCCGCAGCTTGCCGCGGCGCTGCAGCGCTACGGCCGCTCGCAGGCGGCGCGCCCCAGCCGCAAGGAAGCCACCTTCGGCGTGGAGGAGCTACGCACCGCGCTGGAGGCCAACGGCATCGTGCCGTACTACCAGCCCAAGGTGGACGTGCGCACCGGCGTGATCAAGGGGGTGGAGGCGCTGGCGCGCTGGCCACAGGCTGATGGCAGCATGATCCCGCCGGACCGCTTCATCCCGATGGCCGAGCAGCATGGTCTGATCCATGCGCTGACGATGCAGATCGCTGAACAGGCCTGTGGCCAGATCGCCCGCTGGAACAAGCATGGCTTGCGGCTCTCGGTGGCGATCAATCTGTCGCCCATCCTGCTCGATTCGACCAACTTCGTCGGCGAGGCTGCCGAGCTGTTGGAGCACCATGCACTCGGCGCAGACCAGGTGGTGTGGGAGATCACCGAAAGCTCGGTGGTCGCCAATCTTGGCGCGGCGCTGGGCATCCTGGCGCGATTGCGGCTCAAGGGCTTTGGCCTGTCGATCGATGATTACGGCACTGGTTTCTCGTCGATGCAGCAACTGGCACGCATCCCGTTCACCGAGCTCAAGATCGACCGCTCCTTCGTCAATGGCGCGGCCGAGCGGCATCACTTGCGGGTGATCCTGCAATCGGCCTTGGACATGGCCAATCGCCTCAGCCTGATCACCGTCGCGGAAGGCGTGGAAACGGTGGAGGACTGGAAGCTGCTGCAGGATTTTGGCTGCACGCTGGGCCAGGGCTACCTGATCGCCAAGCCGATGCCGGGTGACGAGCTGCCGATCTGGCTGCGCAAGCACACCCAGCACCTGCGCGCACTGCGCGAAGGGCGACTGCACGACAAATCCGACGGCCTGTCCTGA
- a CDS encoding chemotaxis protein CheD gives MSRRVFLNPGELYFGSGDVVVETLLGSCVAIVLRHRERAVGGVCHFLLPERIVAPKGVASLDGRYGEDAFRLLLAQLRRAGHGPEDFEAKLFGGARVFDTPTVTESVGEGNARFARQLLKQSGMKLGGSDLGGSGYRYLRVDVGRGEVWVRYGGAMPTSEKTKTGVSG, from the coding sequence ATGAGCCGCCGCGTGTTCCTCAATCCGGGCGAGCTGTATTTCGGCAGCGGCGATGTCGTTGTCGAAACGCTGCTGGGCTCCTGCGTTGCCATCGTGCTGCGCCATCGCGAGCGCGCGGTCGGCGGCGTCTGCCACTTCCTGTTGCCTGAGCGCATCGTGGCGCCCAAGGGAGTGGCCTCCCTCGATGGGCGCTATGGCGAGGATGCATTCCGCCTGCTGCTCGCGCAGCTGCGCCGCGCCGGCCACGGCCCGGAGGATTTCGAGGCCAAGCTGTTTGGCGGTGCGCGGGTGTTCGATACGCCCACCGTCACCGAGAGCGTGGGCGAGGGCAATGCCCGCTTCGCGCGCCAGTTGCTGAAGCAGTCGGGCATGAAGCTGGGTGGCAGCGATCTGGGCGGCAGCGGGTATCGCTACCTGCGGGTGGATGTGGGTCGCGGCGAGGTCTGGGTGCGCTACGGCGGCGCGATGCCGACATCGGAAAAAACCAAGACGGGAGTGAGCGGATGA
- a CDS encoding MFS transporter, translated as MPLAGPASPQAAPLLRNRNFFLIWLASIIGNLALAIAMLAETWYVVKTLGVKEDLGFVMIAGSVPRIALMAVGGVIADRMKRGRIIAVSMSVRVLLLFALVALLALGDLNIWVLTAFAFLYGALDAFFWPARDAVMPGIVRDSDLTRANSIMLTTNQIGLVFGPVLGGILLALLSYEAVFSLTGVMLAIGAGCVAFLKEPEVVRRRGESRMMAELKEGVKYALASPVLRSLMIIYAIANLLFMGPLGLGIPIVVTDNLAGEASTLSFLQSAFAAGMVTGGTLLTVYPPMKKRLLMIVLVIAAEGVVLGLLGHTHWTPVAVCLQFLLGLGVAANNVPMMSLIQHYTDRDKIGRVMSLNTMASMGLSPISYALVTLLLSLHVGIAWIMPVFGLTMAVLVLAMAVRLPTIRHTD; from the coding sequence ATGCCCCTTGCCGGCCCCGCCTCGCCACAGGCCGCGCCGCTGCTGCGCAACCGCAATTTCTTCCTGATCTGGCTTGCCAGCATCATCGGCAACCTCGCGCTCGCCATCGCCATGCTGGCCGAGACCTGGTACGTGGTGAAGACGCTGGGCGTGAAGGAGGACCTTGGCTTCGTGATGATCGCAGGCTCGGTGCCACGCATCGCACTGATGGCGGTCGGCGGCGTGATCGCCGATCGCATGAAGCGTGGCCGCATCATCGCCGTATCGATGAGCGTGCGCGTGCTGCTGCTGTTTGCGTTGGTGGCGCTGCTGGCGCTGGGCGACCTCAATATCTGGGTGCTCACGGCCTTCGCCTTCCTCTATGGGGCGCTCGACGCCTTCTTCTGGCCGGCGCGCGACGCGGTGATGCCCGGCATCGTGCGCGACAGCGACCTGACCCGCGCCAATTCCATCATGCTGACCACCAACCAGATCGGCCTGGTGTTCGGCCCGGTGCTGGGCGGCATCCTGCTGGCGCTGCTGTCGTACGAAGCGGTGTTCTCGCTCACCGGCGTAATGTTGGCGATCGGCGCCGGCTGCGTCGCCTTCCTCAAGGAGCCGGAGGTGGTACGTCGGCGCGGCGAGAGCCGCATGATGGCGGAGCTGAAGGAAGGCGTGAAATACGCGCTGGCGAGCCCGGTGCTGCGCTCGCTGATGATCATCTACGCCATCGCCAACCTGCTGTTCATGGGGCCGCTGGGTTTGGGCATTCCCATTGTGGTCACCGACAACCTCGCCGGCGAGGCCAGCACGCTGTCCTTCCTGCAAAGCGCGTTCGCTGCTGGCATGGTCACCGGTGGCACGCTGCTCACCGTATACCCGCCGATGAAGAAGCGGCTGTTGATGATCGTGCTGGTGATCGCAGCGGAAGGTGTGGTACTGGGCCTGCTCGGCCACACCCACTGGACGCCGGTGGCGGTATGCCTGCAGTTCCTGCTGGGGCTCGGCGTGGCGGCCAACAACGTGCCGATGATGTCGCTGATCCAGCACTACACCGATCGGGACAAGATCGGCCGGGTGATGAGCCTCAACACCATGGCCTCGATGGGCCTGTCGCCAATCTCCTATGCGCTGGTGACCCTGCTGCTGTCGCTGCACGTCGGCATCGCCTGGATCATGCCGGTGTTCGGTCTGACCATGGCAGTGCTGGTGCTGGCCATGGCGGTGCGTCTGCCGACCATCCGTCACACCGACTAG